The DNA sequence TTAGGGAGTTTTCTTCTGTAAAGAGCAGGGGAGAGAAAGTTTGTCTGGCAGGCGGAACATATGTGTGTAAAAGTATAACTTTCACACACTATACATTTCATAAAATCTGCTTTAGTCCATTTTTAAAACAGACATAAAAGCCTCTTGCGGCAGCTGCACCTTGCCTATGGATTTCATTCGTTTTTTCCCTGCTTTTTGTTTTTCAAGGAGTTTGCGTTTACGGGTAATATCTCCACCGTAACATTTGGCAGTAACATTTTTTCCCATTGACTTGACTGTTTCCCGGGCTATGACCTGATTGCCCAGTGATGCCTGTACGGCTACTTCAAAAAGCTGACGGGGAATCAGTTCTTTCATGTTTTTTACAAGTGTTCGCCCGCGAGAAAGCGCAGAGGTTCGCGGGACAATCACACTGAGCGCATCCACAACCTCTCCGGCAACTTTGACATCAAGTTTGACAAGGTCGCCCTCTTTGAATTCGGTCGGTTCATAGTCAAAAGAAGCATAGCCTTTTGAAATGGACTTGAGCGTATCATAAAAATCCACGACTATTTCATTCATAGGTATTTCATACTCAAGCATTACTCTTTCTTCGTTGAGATAGGTCATTTTGTTTTGGATACCTCGTTTTGAAACCAAAAGATTCATGATATTTCCTAGATATTCACTGGGGGTTATCACTGTGGCTTTCACATAAGGCTCTTCGATTCTGTCAATATGATTGATTTCGGGCAATTCTGACGGGTTTTGCACTTTTACCATCTTCCCGTTATTAAGGTACACATGGTAGACAACCGAAGGGGCTGTGGCAATTAGATCAAGTCCGAATTCTCTCTCCAGACGCTCTTTGATGACTTCCATATGCAGCATACCCAAAAAGCCTACACGAAAACCAAAACCGAGTGCTATAGATGTTTCAGGTTCATAAGAGAGGGAGGAGTCATTGAGTCTGAGTTTGTCAAGTGCATCTCTTAAGTCTTCAAATTTGTCGGTATCTATAGGGTAGAGTCCGGCAAATACAAAAGGTTTAGCAGGTTCGTAATCCCCAACCGGTTGGGCAGTGGGATTTTTCGCATCAG is a window from the Sulfurimonas hydrogeniphila genome containing:
- the lepA gene encoding translation elongation factor 4, translated to MKNIRNFSIIAHIDHGKSTLADRIIQECGSVTEREMGTQMMDTMDIEQERGITIKAQSVRLDYVKDGEHYILNLIDTPGHVDFSYEVSKSLASSDGALLIVDAAQGVEAQTIANVYLALDNDLELIPVINKIDLPAADPDKVAEEIETSIGIDATDAVLVSAKTGVGIRDLIDAIVERIPAPVGDPDAPTKAIIYDSWFDQYLGALALVRVFDGEIRKNQTIKLMSNGEEHQVLDLLYPHPLKKIKTQAIKSGEIGIVVLGLKEVSVVSVGDTITDAKNPTAQPVGDYEPAKPFVFAGLYPIDTDKFEDLRDALDKLRLNDSSLSYEPETSIALGFGFRVGFLGMLHMEVIKERLEREFGLDLIATAPSVVYHVYLNNGKMVKVQNPSELPEINHIDRIEEPYVKATVITPSEYLGNIMNLLVSKRGIQNKMTYLNEERVMLEYEIPMNEIVVDFYDTLKSISKGYASFDYEPTEFKEGDLVKLDVKVAGEVVDALSVIVPRTSALSRGRTLVKNMKELIPRQLFEVAVQASLGNQVIARETVKSMGKNVTAKCYGGDITRKRKLLEKQKAGKKRMKSIGKVQLPQEAFMSVLKMD